DNA sequence from the Daphnia pulex isolate KAP4 chromosome 8, ASM2113471v1 genome:
AGTTATAGCAACACAGCCTTGATGGTCACAAGTGATCGTATGGCATTAGTACGTGGTGATCCTCGTTGGCTGATGAGCCATCAAGTTCAGTTTCGAACGTGGGGGGTATCACTTCTCAGCCTTCAACAACTTGTCAATCTCGTCTCTTTGGTAAAATGACGGCCAATTTCTTGTCTATTTCaccttcatttcatttttcttatttttttttccaggaaagCTTTGTGAGCAAACCGGAACAAATCCGGTGTTATTTTCTCGATGAAGCATCGGGTATGGAAGAGAAATGGACTGTTTCTTTGGCTACCAGAGAGGCGGTTGATCAACTGGTGATATTCTCTCCTTTGTTTTGTCCCGTCTTATTATtaatccttttgtttttcctaatGTTTTGAACATAGATTGAAGCTGTACGATATCCTTGGGAAGCCGTCTTCTCCGTTGAGCTGGAAATCAACGAGCTCGACGAATAACATCATGTAATATCCCCCTCTCCAttagacttattgtttttctttattgttacTTTGCTGTACACGAATTCTGTGCGAAgtgcaattattttgtttcaaacgTGAGCCTTTTCAACTTCTAATTCATTACACAATGTGCATTCAGATAATAAGCAATTTATAACAAAACTATTattcatgtatttttttattattactgctTATTTAAAACACAAATTCACTAAGCATGTTTCCAGAAGGGTGACTTTGTTTTggtattcaaatatttgtagAGCTTTTTGATTCTGACATTCAGCTCGGCCCACTTTGTTGGATGGGTGATAGGGTAACCTTCcttttgaacaaatttcctCTTGCGCAACAGGACCTAAAATcaagtttgaaacaaaatggtCTGGTATACTATTTTCTTTCAGATCTGGAGTTTAGTAGTACCTGATACTCGTTTCCTTTTACTCCTCTTAACCAGTGAGGAACATTGTAGAGCAATTGAGTTGGGTGTAAGGTCTTTTGagtgatttcatttgatgggCCAAGGATATCGATGTAGTCATTCTGGCCAAAAAGTGCTCGTTTTTCATTCCAGCTGTTTTTCGGCTTGTAATCTGGTATGGGTAATCGTTTGTCCTGGTAAGCTGTTCTGGGTAAAAGACCACCcttgaaaattttgtcttcATAACCAAAACGTCGGGGAACTGGTCCTTTGGCAACTTTATCAGCGTGGAAGCGAAATCGCACTGTGGTCCATTCTGGACTGAACAAAGCTACAACTTTTGAAGCTTGATTAGCAGTTCCAACTAATGAGCGATATTTCAGAGTTGCACCAAGAGTGGAGATCATGGAACCTATCAGAGATGTCATTTTTCATGGGGTTTGACACTTTGacctaaagaaaaatattcacaaataaattaattgaatagtTAAAAGCTGAAAGCGTTAaaagttctcttttttttaccggtAACTTGCTAAACTTATTTATACACGGgatataattaaataaaatgactTTAGAAACCAACTAGTTGAAAACATGCAGAGCAGACGACGCAATAAGCGTTGCGGAACATGTGCCGCACTATCATTAAAACGTTAACACGTTAACGGCCTGCCAGGGTCAGAGCCATACACCATGCCAGAGccccagagctatagactcctcTGGTTAAGTGTTAAAGGAACTTGCTAGCAGCTAGTAAGAGCTAAGCTTAATAAATTTAACAAGTATAAGGCAATATAAGCTATAAGGTATAGGCTACcgaccggtttttttttaaattattcatttccaCAGAGATTTTCACAGTTTAGATTCCTGCTTTTGATAAATACAAATTACTGCCGAAATCATTTGTTGACATTCGGGTTGCTGTTTACTCAtaccctcttcttctttgacaacttttttgagaaatcaaaatgactCTAGAAGTTGCAGATGAGtgcacagaaaaagaaatcgatgtCATTGGACTTGGGTGCTCAAAAGAATCTTTTACTGAGCACTCGGAGGTTGAAAAACTCATTGACGAACTGAGGACGTCAGCCCAACATCAGACAAACCAAACGGATATTCGTTTAGTGGAGAGAAACTGGCAAAGGTTTTCGTTCATTCTAGATCAATACCAAGAGCAACCACATTTGATCGATTCACACCTTGATGGACTACTCACTAAAATCATCAACATCATTCGCGAGGAAGGGCTGGATTATGAGGTGAAACATGTGGCCTTCCGATGCCTCTACTTTATATCGAAAGTCAGAGGCTACAAAGTTGTAGCAAGACATCTTCCTCACGAGGTAATGTACTATAGAGTTTCCCTGTGATCTAATTGTctaaatcaaaattctttCTAGACTGCCGATCTGGAGCCTTTGCTACATTACTTGGAAAACCAAGACCCTGGTGTGCAACTAAAATGGGAGACTCATTACGGCTTGCTTCTGTGGCTCAGCATTGTAGTTAAAATCCCGTTCCACCTTCAGCGATTTGACACCAGCACTTCAGAACCAATCATGGAAAGGTaagaacaattttttacaATATTGATGTCTTTTGAATCAAGATGAGTTAAATGTCTTTCAGAATTCTGAATGTCTGTAAGAAATACCTGGCTGGGACAACAAAAGCTCAGGACATGGCCTTTTATGTATCGGCAATCTATCTTACAAGGCCTGATGTCAAAGATTCCTATCTACCGGGATTCATCAATTGGGCTCATGAGGTGtgcccttttgttttcaacttgaaaataactGTCAAGCTTactgttttcatttccaacAGGTTCTTACCAAAGATAGTGCCCAGTtcaaaaaaggagttctttCAACGTTGGCCGGCGTATTCAAACATGGGCAAAGAGAACAAATGATGGAGCATGCACATGCTGTGCTGCGTACCATCCTGACGATTAAATTTCAACCGTCAGAATTGCTTATAGTTAAGAAACCGTTGGTGAAGCTGACGCAGCGAATAGGTGAGCCCCTTCTTCGATTCATTCAGCTGCAAGTAATTAAAACGTTTCATGTATTTCTGAATGGCAggtttgatatttttgaaaccTCGCGTTGCCTCTTGGAGATACCAGCGGGGCAGCAGATCATTAGCTGCCAATCTGCAACAGAGCCAACCCGTTGAGACTAAAGCAGCTATTTCGGTGaatgatgaagatgacgacgatTACGACGTGCCGGAAGAAATCGAAGAAGTACTTGACGAGATCCTGCAAGCCCTCCGAGACAAGAACCGTGAAGTCCAGTACTGAATTTAaatctcttttcatttgttaaaGCAATCCTTTGTCATGataatcttattttttacagGTACTCTGCAGCAAAAGGCATTGGTCGGCTGACCAGTCGCTTATCAAAGAACTTTGCCGACCAGGTTAGCTTAATATTAATATGAAGACGTAATAATATCAACCTTATTCATTGTTgactttgttgttgtgtggctTACATTCAGTAATTCTTGTATCTCTATAGAAAACACTGAACaatactattattattacaacgatttaattattaatcagGTAATTGAATCGATCatggaacttttttctctccgggAGTCGGATATGGCCTGGCACGGAGGATGTTTGGCTTTGGCTGAATTAGGTATCGTTGTCTTAAATGTTGAAAAGTATATCTAAACGCATAACTAGatgtctctctcttcttcattttttagcCCGTCGTGGATTGTTGTTACCCCAGCGATTGTCTTCTGTCTTGCCTTTTGTGGAGCAGGCCATGCTGTACGATGAGTTACGCGGTAACTTTTCCGTTGGCTCGGCTGTACGTGATGCCGCTTGTTACCTCTGCTGGGCTCTTGCCCGATCCTACGACCCTTCTCTGCTCCAGCCATTCGTCCATCAGTTGGCTAAAGCCCTAGTCATCACCACCGTGTTCGATCGTGAGGTCAACTGCCGACGGGCTGCCGCTTCTGCCTTCCAGGAACACGTCGGTCGACAGGGCACTTTCCCTCACGGCATCGACATCCTCACCACCTGCGATTATTTCGCTGTTGGCTTACGTAAAAATGCCTATCTCCAACTCAGGtgagtttcattctgttgcAAATTCATTTCATGCTGATaacaattctcttttttctccagtcTTTTCGTGGCGCAATACGAAGAGTACCGACCGCATCTCATCCAGCATTTGGTGGATCGTAAAGTCATCCATTGGGACACGGTTATTCGACAGCTAACATCTCAGGTATGGCGTGGTGGTGCAATTGAACTTTGCTAATTGAACTGCAGTTGTTAATCAGAATTTTTGTTCAGGCCTTGCATCAAATAACGTTCCTCGATCCGGAGAGTATGAAAGTGATTCTTTCTACTCAGATCCTTCCTCGTTGCACAAACCCTGAACTCTATTTACGGCACGGAAGCATTTTGGCCAGTGGCAAAGTCATCAGCGCTCTTTGTCAAGTGGCCAAAGACCATCAACGTCGTCTGCCAGATGAACTTGGTCAGTTACCGCTGTTCATTTCTTACTGAATTATTCCTACAATGTTTTCTTGAACCTTTAGGTGATGCCACGATGGAAGCCATTATCCAAACTTGTGTCGACATCCTGGAGGAGCGTTTCTGGCGGAGTTTTGGTGGCGATCAAATGCGCATAGCCGTTTGTCATTTTATCCAGGATCTGAGTTCGGGCGGTTTCCCGTTGCCGGACGCTGTGGTCGACCGTTGGTTGAAAGCGTTGAGAGAGTGTCTTGCTTCAGCCGATTCAAATGTCCAGCAATCGGCCATCAGCGCCGTCACCGCTTTGATTGGCGAATACTTCCGGCATCAGCCAGTGGAGAAACTCACTGCCTTGTTGAACCATTTCTTACCCGAGGTGACGAGCAACAACCAACAGGCGAGAGTAGGAAACGCACTGGCCCTGGGCTCAATGCCTCGCTTCCTCCTCACCGTTTCCTTGCCGAAAGTCATCCAACAGTTGTGCACCTGCGCTCTCATCACCGACAAGACTCTCCAATGGGCTGAATCTCGAAAAAATGCTCTGACAGCTCTTTCGCTCGTCTGCACAACCGTTGGGATCGCCCCATCCAGTCCAGGTAAAATGACAGACGACCtcatttgcatttattttgaGATTGGTCTcaactttatttattatttcacaggTGGGGTTGATCAAGCGACACTGGCCGGAATATTCCGCACATTGATCGACGGCCTTGAAGATTACACGGTAGACAGTCGTGGAGATATTGGAGCTATCGTCCGTGAATCGGCAATGTCTTCTATTCAGGTGAGCTtagaattcttttatttcaaataaaataaatcgaaaaaaaaaacatttgaatacaggttgttttgttgttgaccaACACCTCGCAACCAGAACTACTTGAAGCTGATCTGATCCGCTCCGTATTGCATGCGGTGGCTAAACAATCGACGGAACAAATCCGCCGTACCCGGCTGTTGGCCACCAacgtcttttcttctctcatttACTGGTATTAATAGCAACAATTTAATTCTTAACTTTAATTCCCATAACGAATTGATGTTTGTTTCAGTGATCCCACCATTCCTCACATCGAGCAGTTGGAAGAATTGCGTTCCATCATTCCACCGCCTCCGCTGGACATTTCGACCGAGAAGGAATGTTTCGATTTGTGGATGAAGGTGATGCGACTCGACACTTACCGCAAGGCCGTTATCACCGGACTTGTTTCCAGCATCGGCAGTCTCACGGAGAGTTTGGTATgcgttttttaaacaacaccTCGAGTATTGCTTGTGAATTAATTTGTTGTCTCGCAGGTTAAAAGTTCCAGCGCTCCCTTCATGAGTTACCTCCGCCAGTTGGTGGCAGAGAACAAATTGGATGAACTGAATTTGGTCACCCGGGATATTCTAAACGTATTTCAAGAGAATTTGAATAGTGTCCGACTGATGCCGTACATTTTCAACTTCCTGGACCATCTCTTGTCGTCCGGATGTCTGGATTCCGTTTTCAAATCCATGTCACTGTCGCTGTTGACCTTGATCCGCACTGAGATGACCAACGGCGGAAAACCGTTAAAGGTATTCATTTAAACTAAATtgcaatttaaatatttgaaaaaaatctaatttaaacTGTTGATTATCATCTTTTTTACAGTTGTTGATATCGTCGGTGGATTTGTACTGTCACCTACTCAGAGGTGATCAAGTGACGTTCGACAAATCAATCATTCACCTGTTAA
Encoded proteins:
- the LOC124201117 gene encoding 39S ribosomal protein L51, mitochondrial-like, yielding MTSLIGSMISTLGATLKYRSLVGTANQASKVVALFSPEWTTVRFRFHADKVAKGPVPRRFGYEDKIFKGGLLPRTAYQDKRLPIPDYKPKNSWNEKRALFGQNDYIDILGPSNEITQKTLHPTQLLYNVPHWLRGVKGNEYQVLLRKRKFVQKEGYPITHPTKWAELNVRIKKLYKYLNTKTKSPFWKHA
- the LOC124201116 gene encoding tubulin-specific chaperone D-like, whose amino-acid sequence is MTLEVADECTEKEIDVIGLGCSKESFTEHSEVEKLIDELRTSAQHQTNQTDIRLVERNWQRFSFILDQYQEQPHLIDSHLDGLLTKIINIIREEGLDYEVKHVAFRCLYFISKVRGYKVVARHLPHETADLEPLLHYLENQDPGVQLKWETHYGLLLWLSIVVKIPFHLQRFDTSTSEPIMERILNVCKKYLAGTTKAQDMAFYVSAIYLTRPDVKDSYLPGFINWAHEVLTKDSAQFKKGVLSTLAGVFKHGQREQMMEHAHAVLRTILTIKFQPSELLIVKKPLVKLTQRIGLIFLKPRVASWRYQRGSRSLAANLQQSQPVETKAAISVNDEDDDDYDVPEEIEEVLDEILQALRDKNREVQYSAAKGIGRLTSRLSKNFADQVIESIMELFSLRESDMAWHGGCLALAELARRGLLLPQRLSSVLPFVEQAMLYDELRGNFSVGSAVRDAACYLCWALARSYDPSLLQPFVHQLAKALVITTVFDREVNCRRAAASAFQEHVGRQGTFPHGIDILTTCDYFAVGLRKNAYLQLSLFVAQYEEYRPHLIQHLVDRKVIHWDTVIRQLTSQALHQITFLDPESMKVILSTQILPRCTNPELYLRHGSILASGKVISALCQVAKDHQRRLPDELGDATMEAIIQTCVDILEERFWRSFGGDQMRIAVCHFIQDLSSGGFPLPDAVVDRWLKALRECLASADSNVQQSAISAVTALIGEYFRHQPVEKLTALLNHFLPEVTSNNQQARVGNALALGSMPRFLLTVSLPKVIQQLCTCALITDKTLQWAESRKNALTALSLVCTTVGIAPSSPGGVDQATLAGIFRTLIDGLEDYTVDSRGDIGAIVRESAMSSIQVVLLLTNTSQPELLEADLIRSVLHAVAKQSTEQIRRTRLLATNVFSSLIYCDPTIPHIEQLEELRSIIPPPPLDISTEKECFDLWMKVMRLDTYRKAVITGLVSSIGSLTESLVKSSSAPFMSYLRQLVAENKLDELNLVTRDILNVFQENLNSVRLMPYIFNFLDHLLSSGCLDSVFKSMSLSLLTLIRTEMTNGGKPLKLLISSVDLYCHLLRGDQVTFDKSIIHLLNLLVNRFPRVRKITATKLYETLLTLTDISPSLANHQDDILAILSDTDWDEDVEALKPVKTQLRSLFIPPTLNP